The DNA window TAATATTCTTAATTTCATAAAATGATTCATAGTTTTACTCTTATACGTAAGGTGAACTCAAAATAAATATACTCAAGTTATAATGGTTTTCGAAATGTGATCATCCTGTAAATTTTGTTAATCCTGTCTAAAAAAAAAATTCCAATGAACCAGAATAGCTATTATGTTTCAATTCCAGTATTCAGTCTTGAAAGAAAAATGTAAACTAACTTTTTCTAAACTCCCAATACAATATTCTTATAAAGCTCCAATTGTCCTTTTCGAATTTTGACTTCTTTTTCTTCGATGAGCATTTTGGTGAGTTGGATTCCTTCGTGTCGCTTTTCTTTGATGGTTTGGGAAAACTTTTTATCTTCGAGGGCGATATGAGAGAAGAGCCATTCTTTTAAGTCGATTGCGAGAAGATTCGCGGCGCGGTCGTTGCCTGCTTCGATTTCTGCTTTTCTTTCTAGAACAGAATAAACAAGAGTCGCATGTTTTTGTTTGTGACCTAGCAGATACGGATAATTTAGTTTTTCCATTAAATATTCTTCTGTGTGAAAATGCTCAGTGACATAGAGAATTGCTTCCTGCAAAAGCTCCTTGATCTCTGCTTGTCTATTGTCTGATTTATCGTGCATTGTCATTTCTAACTGGAAGGCAATTTTGATTAGCCACAGGTGCTGGATGTCAATGAGTGGAATATCTAATTTTAATTTAAATCTTGTCCAG is part of the Leptospiraceae bacterium genome and encodes:
- a CDS encoding bacteriohemerythrin; translated protein: MAEKLFRYLRHWLSEHILKEDKKYAQFLIQRKSNLEAFFEERAIDGIFILSLEQMELYNQVFSAKDSKETLDREGLLRHKIKDIWTRFKLKLDIPLIDIQHLWLIKIAFQLEMTMHDKSDNRQAEIKELLQEAILYVTEHFHTEEYLMEKLNYPYLLGHKQKHATLVYSVLERKAEIEAGNDRAANLLAIDLKEWLFSHIALEDKKFSQTIKEKRHEGIQLTKMLIEEKEVKIRKGQLELYKNIVLGV